In Rhizoctonia solani chromosome 7, complete sequence, one DNA window encodes the following:
- a CDS encoding glutamate-cysteine ligase catalytic subunit, with the protein MGLLFLGTPLSWEEGKKHADYIREHGITQFLNVWRKLKDREGDTLLWGDEIEYMSEILAKLKDVVLDLCNGSPASAGSVPTFHPEYGRYMLESTPGAPYNGTVSNLLEVERNMRYRRKLAKAYLLPHEVPMTLTSFPRLGVREVFTDPPTDPAGATSSHSLFLPEEITNPHARFPTLTANIRRRRGSKVAINVPIYFDTNTPKPFIDPTIPWDRNIYPEDHEARDGAAKPDHIYLDAMGFGMGCCCLQITFQACNVNEARTVYDALVPVAPILMALTAAAPAYRGYLSDVDCRWDIISGSVDDRTEEERGLKPLKNNKYVIPKSRYGSVDMYLSQDFNNRPEYNDVPVLVDDKVYERLRENNIDDLLAKHIAHLFIRDPLVVFSEAIDLDDTQSTDHFESLQSTNWQSLRFKPPPAGSAIGWRVEFRTMEVQPTDFENAAFSIFVVLLSRAILSFGLNFYIPISRVDENMARAQRRNAARGEKFWFRKWPFEWERERPFQRSLKWAYQWHSNGHSNGHSNGHANGHSNGRANGHSHHASSPIDRSPPLSADQSRCPSPKFPEFVPVDDEYEEMTMNEIINGKGSFPGLLGVVNAYLDSLNVEFTAKLKMKKYLDLIKRRADGSLQTPATWIRNFIRSHPAYKFDSVVSQEINYDLVKAMDEIERGVRAEPDLLPSYYNGSKLDDGCL; encoded by the exons ATGGGACTTTTATTTCTTGGAACACCGCTCTCTTGGGAAGAAGGAAAGAAACATGCAGACTATATCCGAGAGCACGGTATTACTCAGTTCCTCAACGTCTGGCGAAAGCTCAAGGACCGTGAGGGCGATACGCTGCTCTGGGGGGATGAG ATCGAGTATATG AGCGAGATTTTAGCCAAACTCAAGGATGTCGTTCTCGATCTTTGCAATGGCTCCCCGGCTTCTGC TGGATCTGTCCCAACATTCCACCCAGAGTATGGCCGCTACATGCTCGAGTCCACCCCCGGAGCGCCATACAATGGAACAGTCTCCAATCTGCTCGAAGTGGAACGCAACATGCGATACCGACGCAAGCTGGCCAAGGCATATCTCCTACCGCACGAAGTCCCGATGACACTCACGTCTTTCCCCCGTTTAGGGGTACGTGAAGTTTTCACCGACCCTCCCACAGATCCGGCCGGCGCAACTTCCAGCCATAGTTTGTTCCTGCCTGAAGAAATTACGAACCCCCACGCACGTTTCCC AACCTTGACCGCCAACATTAGGAGACGCCGAGGCTCCAAGGTTGCCATCAACGTTCCTATCTACTTTGACACAAATACCCCTAAGCCATTTATTGATCCTACTATCCCGTGGGACCGAAACATATACCCAGAGGATCATG AGGCACGGGATGGTGCTGCCAAGCCGGACCACATATACCTTGATGCTATGGGCTTTGGTATGGGCTGTTGTTGCTTGCAGATTACCTTCCAGGCGTGCAACGTCAACGAAGCTCGCACGGTTTACGATGCATTAGTTCCCGTGGCGCCCATCCTG ATGGCGCTGACCGCTGCTGCACCTGCGTATCGGGGATATCTCTCGGACGTAGACTGCCGATGGGATATTATCTCTGGAAGCGTGGACGATAGAACTGAAGAAGAGCGAGGACTCAAG CCACTCAAGAATAACAAATACGTTATCCCCAAGTCAAGATATGGTAGCGTTGATATGTATCTCTCGCAAGATTTTAATAATCGTCCCGAGTATAATGATGTCCCAGTCTTGGTTGACGACAAGGTTTACGAGCGCTTACGCGAAAACA ACATCGACGATCTCTTGGCCAAACATATCGCTCATCTTTTCATCCGTGATCCACTAGTGGTCTTCTCCGAAGCCATTGACCTCGACGACACCCAATCCACGGACCATTTTGAATCACTCCAGTCCACCAACTGGCAGTCCCTCCGCTTCAAACCACCCCCAGCCGGGAGTGCAATCGGATGGCGCGTCGAGTTTCGCACGATGGAAGTCCAGCCGACCGATTTCGAAAACGCGGCCTTTTCGATTTTCGTTGTGTTGCTTTCGAGAGCAATCTTGAGCTTTGGCTTGAACTTTTATATCCCCATCAGCCGGGTCGATGAAAATATGGCGAGGGCTCAGCGCAGGAATGCCGCGAGGGGTGAGAAGTTTTGGTTTAGAAAGTGG CCATTTGAATGGGAACGGGAACGGCCATTCCAACGGTCACTCAAATGGGCATACCAATGGCATTCCAACGGCCACTCAAACGGCCATTCAAATGGACATGCTAATGGACATTCTAACGGTCGGGCAAACGGACATTCCCACCATGCTTCGTCTCCCATTGATCGGTCACCACCCCTCTCGGCTGATCAATCCCGCTGCCCATCACCCAAATTCCCCGAGTTTGTGCCCGTCgatgatgaatatgaagaaATGACCATGAACGAGATTATTAATGGAAAG GGATCATTCCCCGGCTTGCTCGGTGTCGTGAACGCATATCTCGACTCGTTAAACGTCGAGTTTACGGCAAAACTTAAAATGAAGAAATATCTTGATTTGATCAAGCGCCGTGCAGATG GTTCCCTTCAAACACCCGCAACATGGATTCGGAATTTCATTCGTTCTCATCCGGCATACAAGTTCGATTCGGTGGTGTCTCAAGAGATCAACTATGATCTCGTCAAGGCGATGGATGAGAT TGAACGAGGCGTGCGAGCTGAACCGGATCTTTTGCCCTCTTACTACAATGGCTCTAAACTCGACGACGGCTGTCTATAG
- a CDS encoding Chromatin associated protein KTI12, translating into MALVTLSGFPSSGKTRRAEQLKGYLEQKLQENSENEETKGWRVSVLSDELLSIPRSSYDESRLEKPARSALLSAIVRDLSKNTILIVDSLNYIKGFRYQMYCAAREVGVRVATVGPARYPLPELVTIITLPKVGICGATLNVQGMEPEAGRSIYDATFDNLIQRYEEPNSMVRWDAPLFTVPWSDETVPGEDIWRAITLGDKRPANQAVASIAKPPSDALQVLDQTTASVVGAIMSAQSTLGGSVHYPTSLSRVDMSRFPNFSAQAPVCRRSEKGSYQGLAGNKGEMDWDAESVAKKFVEYLEENLAP; encoded by the exons ATGGCACTCGTGACCTTGTCCGGATTTCCTTCTTCCG GAAAGACTCGACGAGCGGAACAACTCAAAGGATACCTTGAGCAAAAATTGCAGGAAAATAGCGAGAATGAGGAGACCAAAGGATGGAGAGTATCAGTGCTGTCAGACGAATTATTGAGTATCCCGAGAAGCTCATACGATG AAAGCCGGCTTGAGAAACCGGCACGTTCAGCTCTCCTCTCGGCCATCGTTCGGGATCTTTCCAAGAACACAATCCTAATAGTTGATTCGTTGAATTACATCAAAGGATTTCGATATCAAATGTATTGCGCTGCACGAGAAGTTGGTGTTCGAGTTGCTACCGTGGGTCCGGCCCGTTATCCTCTCCCCGAGCTGGTAACGATAATTACTTTACCGAAAGTAGGTATTTGTGGTGCCACTCTGAATGTGCaaggaatggaaccagaagcGGGAAGATCGATATATGATGCGAC ATTCGATAACCTAATCCAACGTTACGAAGAACCAAACTCGATGGTCCGGTGGGATGCGCCTTTATTCACCGTACCATGGTCAGATGAGACAGTTCCTGGAGAAGATATTTGGCGCGCAATCACACTGGGGGACAAACGACCCGCAAACCAGGCTGTAGCTTCC ATCGCCAAGCCACCTTCCGATGCCCTCCAAGTCCTGGACCAGACAACAGCATCGGTCGTAGGCGCAATCATGTCTGCTCAATCAACCTTGGGAGGAAGTG TCCACTACCCAACATCACTCTCCCGAGTCGACATGTCTCGCTTCCCGAACTTCTCGGCACAAGCGCCAGTTTGTCGCCGCTCGGAAAAAGGCAGTTACCAAGGCTTGGCGGGGAACAAGGGCGAGATGGATTGGGATGCTGAGTCTGTTGCAAAGAAATTTGTCGAGTACCTGGAAGAGAACTTGGCACCTTGA